DNA sequence from the bacterium genome:
CGCCGGGTAGCTAGGTCCGGATCGGATAAGCGCTGAAAGCATATAAGTGCGAAACCGACCTCAAGATAAGTTCTCCCAACTCCGTGAGGGGTAAGAAGACCACTCGTAGACTACGAGTTTGATAGGCTGGGTGTGTAAGAGTAGCAATATTCTTAGCTGACCAGTACTAATCGGTCGTTCGGCTTGACCATTTTTTTATCCTGCTAGGGAAAAGCCACAAGCTTTTATCAGAGCAAGATATTTGGTCAGATTCTGCGAACATTAAACGGATAGACTTCAAAAGATCGTATGCAATTATCAAATTCAACGACCCCCGCGCTGGGGGGCGTTGGATAAGGCTTTCCGGTGGCCTTAGCGAATGGGTACCACCCGATCCCATCCCGAACTCGGAAGTGAAAACATTCAGCGCCGATGGTACTGCTGGGGCAGCTCAGTGGGAGAGTAGGTCGCCGCCGGATTTAAATTAAAGACCCCCGTCTCGAAAGAGGCGGGGGTTTTGTTTTTGGACATTGCAGAAGAATTAATCGACAAATGCGCAGATCGCATAGGCGGTAAATTGCTCAGGAGAATCACCGGGGTTCGAAACCAAAACCTGCCAGCCTGACCTGAGGTCGCCGTTCTCATCTATTCTTTCCTGTGGAAATGACTGCTGAAGCTTAAGTTGGCCTATAATACCATGAAACCCCCCACCGAGAACTTTTTTCCCCAAAGGGCATTGTGCCCTAAGGACCACAGAGACCGACTCGGCAGGGGCAGTCCCCGATATAGACAACCGCTCGTAGCCGGGGATGCCGCCCTGATTCCAGGAAATCGCATTCTCGCTGCTAATGCAGTCTGTGATCGCCGGATCAATGATACGCAGTCGGCCGGTGGTGGTACTGTAGCAGCCGTGGATCTTGCCGTCGTCGTCGGGTATTTGGGCACTTGCGATTCCGGCCGCAAGAGCGATGCTCAATATCGTAGTCGCGGCGATCGACATAAGTCTTGTTTTCAAAAGTTTCATATTAGACTCCTCCAATGATTGATGATGGTTTTTGTCTTGAATCTTCCCACCAGGGCAAATTCATAGGGTGACCATGTTCATAGGGTGGCCATGATGGTGGCTGCAAATAGTTTGGTCGGAAAGAAGGAAGAAAGTAGAACAAGAAACAAAAAGGTAGGTCTGACCTTGCCCCGAAAAATAAACCCCATATCTGCCCCCCCCCCTATTTCTCCTTAAAATTCAGCTTATTCTTGGCGGTGAGAAAATTGTAGCGAGGCATCTTTGGTCCGACAACCTCATTTTTCAATCAGTGGGAGAGTAGGTCGCCACTGGATTTAAATTAGACCCCGGTCTCGAAAGAGATCGGGGTTTTTTCTGTTTTCTATTGAAAACACCTTTCTGACTCAAATCGTCAAAAGGGATTTGCAAAATGCCCCCATCTCATTAATCCTGTGCCGAAATTTTGGGTATCGGGGAGGAGTGAGCATGGGATTTCTTTCTCATCGTTTTCTTAGGGTCATCTCCATATTTTTTGGTTTTTTCCTGGCGATATCGACGGCTGCCGCGGTCGTGCCGGTCTTGGTCAGCGAAGGCACCGGCGGCAATAGCGGCACCGCACCGGGCGGCGGCACCCCCGATTCGAAGGATGCGGCGCTGAGCGACGACGGCAATTGGGTCGCCTTCACCAGCCGGGCGCAGGATTTGAGCTCCCTCTCGGAGGACAATGGCATCGCCGGCAATTTGGACGATGTCTACCTCTGGAACCGAGCCACCGGGATTATCCAGCTCGTGAGCGTCAACGACGCCGGCGATAACTCCGGCGCCGGCACCTCCCGCCAGCCGGCGATCGACTCCACCGGAAGCCTGGTCGCCTATCAAAGCGCGGCCACCGACATTCTCCCGACCGGAGACGTGACGACGATTGCCGCCCAAGTTTATTATTTCGACGTCGCCACCGGCGTTAACAAGTTAGCCACGCCTAATTTCGATCGCAGCGACGGCGGCAATGGGGAGTCGCGCAATCCATCGGTCAGCGCCGACGGCAATTATATCGTCTTCGAGTCCGACGCCCGGAATCTCCTGAACGACTCCAATTTGCCGGCCAACCAGAACGACGACGCCAACGGCGGCTCCGACATCTTCCTCTATGATGTCGCCAGCGACACGATCACGCTTGTCAGCATGAAAGCCGGCGGACCCACCGACAACACGGCGAACAGCACTTCGAGCAAGGCCAAAATCAGCGCCGATGGGAATTTCGTCGTTTTCGTCAGCTCGGCGAACAATCTGGTTTCGGGCATCGAGGATGCGACCGATTTCGACGAAGATATTTTTCTCTATGAACGTTCCTCCGGCGCCATCACCATGATTAGCCGCAATAGCTCCGGCGACGACGGCGGCAACGGCCAATCGGACAATCCGGTCATCAACGCCACCGGCACGGTGGTGGCTTACGAGAGCTTCGCGACCGACTTGGTCGCCGGGATCTCCGACGGCAACGGCAGCCGCGACGTCTTCGCTTGGACCGCCGGTACCAATACCTTGCTCAGCGTCGACACCACCGGAACCAGCGCCGGCAATGCGATCTCGATCAATCCGACGATCTCGGCCGACGGCACCAAGATCGCCTTTGATAGCCAAGCCAGCGATCTGACGATCACCGACAACAATTTTACCACCCAGGTCTACTTGAGGATTTTCCCCATCGGCGACCTCAGCCTGGTCAGCCTCCGGTCGGACGGCCTCGAGGGCGGTTCGGGCGGCTCCTTCTCGCCGGATCTGAGCTCCGACGGGAATTACATCGCCTTCACCACCAGCGCCGATGATCTGGTCGCCGGAACCACCTTCGCCGGCAGCACCGACGTCATTCTCCGCAACCTGGCGCTGAACCTGAACTACCTGATGAGCCCCAAGATCGACGGGACCGGCGAGGCCGACGGGGCTTCGGGACCGGCCCAGGTCGACGCGGCCGGGCGCTTCGTCGTCTACGAAAGCGAAGCCACCGACTTGCTGGCGCCGGGGGTTGACGCCAACGACGCCATCGATCTCTTCTTGGCCGAACAGCCCGGCCTCCTCCAGTTCAGCTCCGACACCTACGATGCCGAGGAGAGCGACGGAACCGTCACGATCACCGTCAACCGCGTCGGCGGCGCCGGCGGCGAAGTGAGCGTCGACTACACGACCCAGGACGATTCCGCCGCCCAACCCGGCGACTACGGCCTGGCGGCCGACACCCTGACTTGGGCCGACGGCGAAATGGGCAGCAAGACATTCGATATCTCCATCGTTGACGACGACGAGTTCGAATCCAACGAGACAGTGGATCTGTTGCTGCAGAACCCGGTCGGCGGTGCTGCCCTCGGCGATCCGGCGGCGGCCGAGCTGACCATCGACGACGATGATGAGAATTGCACCAACGACATCGACGACAACGCCAATAGCGACGTCGACTGCCAGGACTCCGACTGCAGCTCTTTGCCGAGCTGCCAGGAGATCTGCGACGACTCGACCGACAACGACGACGATAACGATGTCGATTGCGACGATGCCGACTGCGATGCCGACCCGGCCTGCATTCAGCCCGAGATCTGCAACAACCTCGATGACGACGACGGCGACTTGTTGGTCGATTGCGCCGACACCGACGATTGCAGCGCCGATCCTTCCTGCGTCGATCCGAGCGGTGATGGCGACAGCGATGGGGTGACCAATGGGACCGACAACTGCCCCGAAGTGTCCAACGCCGGCCAGGAAGACACCGACGGCGACGGCAATGGCAATGCCTGCGACATCCTGGAGAACGATTGCGACAACACCGTGACCGACGACACCGATGCCCTCGTCGATTGCGCCGATCCGGATTGCGCCCTGGCTTCGAACTGCGTCGACGGCGACAGTGACGGGACTCCCGACATCTCCGACAATTGCCCGGCGGTCTCCAACCCCGGCCAGCAGGACACCGACAATGACGGCGCGGGCAACGCCTGCGACACCGTGGAAGACGACTGCGACAACGGCACCAGCGACGACACCGATGCCGCCGCCGATTGCGCCGACAGCGACTGCTCGGCCGCGGCCAACTGCATCGACGACGACGGCGACGGCGTGCCCAATGTGGTGGACAACTGCGATGCCGTGGCCAATTCGGGCCAGGAGGAAACCGACGGCGACGGGGTCGGCAATGCTTGCGATACGACCGAAGGCGCTTGCAACAACGGCTTCAACGACGACACCGACGGCGACATCGATTGCCTGGACAGCGATTGCTCGGCCGACGCGGCTTGCACCAATCCTGCCGGCGACAATGACGGCGATGGCGTGGCCAACGGGACCGACAACTGCGCCTTGGTTTCCAATCCCGGCCAGCAAGAGACCGACGGCGACGGTATCGGCAATGCCTGCGATTCGGTGGAGGGCGATTGCGCCAATGGGGTGAGTGACGATACCGATGGCGACGTCGATTGCGCCGACTCCGACTGCTCGGCCAGCAACGATTGCCAGGACGGTGACGGCGACGGCGAGGTCAACGGGGTCGATAACTGCCCGGCGGTTTCCAATCCCGGCCAAGAAGACACCGATGGCGACGACATCGGCAATGCTTGCGACGCCGAGGAGAACGATTGCAGCAACGGTGTGAGCGATGACAGTGACGCGGACGTCGATTGCGCCGATGCTGATTGCAGCGCCGATCCGGCCTGCCAGCCGGTGCCGACGCCGACGCCCAGTCCGACGCCGCAGCCGGGCGATATCGATGGCGACGGAGTTCCCGACGGAGAGGATAATTGTCCCACGGTGATTAATCCCGAGCAGGTCGATTCTGACGGAAACGGAATCGGCGATGCTTGCGAGGCCATCATCGAACCGCCTTTCCATGATGATGACGGCGACGGGGTCGATGGGTCCATCGACAATTGTCCGAGCGCAGCCAACCCCGACCAAATTGACACCGACGACGATGGGCTCGGCGACGCCTGCGACGCTCTCCCGACGGTTCCGGGGGTTCCCCCGATTGCCGGCGGCGGTTGCCAGCTGCAGGCCGTGCAAAGCGGAAGCCCTTCGCCGGGCGGCTGGAGCCTGCTCGGCTTGGGGTTGGCGGGGGCGTTATTCTTTAGCAACCTCCGGCGGCGCCGGGCGATATAAGCGAAAATCCACCATTGGGGGCCTTATTAGGAGGCGATATGTCCGTCCTCGAGGCAGTGACCCGCGCGATGCGCAGCGGTCGCGTGATAAGCCCCAACGAGTTTCCCAACATTCAGCGCGAGGCCCTGGCGACCGTCGACCTGAGCCAGCTCCATCCGGGCGACTATCTCCTGCGCGGCGAGGCCGCCGAGGCACTGCGCGGCGCCCGGTTTCGCAACGCGGCCGAGCAGCGGACCTTCTACGTCTCTTTCTTGAGCCAGGCCCGCGATCGGATCTTGGGTCAATTGCAGAGCGCTTTCGCAGAGGTTCCGGTCGAAGAGCGGCCCCAAAGGCTCGGCTGCTTTGAGGTCACCGGCGAAGGCGCGGCGGCCCACTTCACCCCGGCTTCCTGCTTCATTTCAGGCGGCCTCGGCTACGGCTTGCGAGCCGGTCTTTCGCCGACTTCGGGCCATGCCGGCTTCGGCAACGGACTCCTGCATTATTTGGGAGAGACCTTGCCGCTTCCGGCCTTTCTCGGCCTGGCCGGCGACGATCGGGGCTTTTTCGAAATCCAGCTGCTCGACGGAGTCCAGTTCACGGCCGACAACTTCGCGGCGGCCGGACTGCCGGCCGAGACGCGGATCAATGCCTCGACCCTCCGTTTGATCTATCGGGCCAATGCCTGCACCGAAGCGTCCTCCTTGCCAGATTGCATCTAATGAAGCATTTCCTGCACCACGCGATGCAAAATTTTTTCTCCGCGCTCCAGCTCCGCGACCGGAATTCTTTCATCCTTCCCGTGCAGCCCCGCCAAATCGGAAGGTTTCAATAAGAGGGGAATCAAGCCATAAGCGACGATGCCTTTCTCCCGAAAGAAACGAGAGTCGGTTGCTCCGGGCGAGATGAAAGGAAGGACCAGGGCTTGATCGTCGGCTTCGCGGATCGCCTTCTCGAAAGCGCGGAAGAAAGGCGTGTCGAAGGGCGAGGCGTTGGGTGGATTTTGTTGCAAGAGCTCAGCTTCGACCGGCAGGCCCTCGAGCCGCTTTCGAATCTCGGCCAGGAAATCCTCGGGGCTGCGGCCGGGCAAGAGCCGGGCGTCGATCTCACCGACCGCCTCGCTGGGGATCACGTTGGTCTTGAACCCGGCTTGAAGCACCGTGGGAACCAAAGTGTCGCGCAGCATGGCGTTGAGCACCTTGTCGCTGGCGATTTTGTCGGCGAAGACGGTGTCGGCCAGCCAGCGGATCGGCGGTGAAAAGAGGTGCCGCATCAGGAAGGAGCGGGGAAAGCTCTGATGGCCGGCCACACGCCGGAGGAATTCAGCGCTGATCTCGGTCTTGCGGATCGGCGGAGCCTTGGCGGTCAAGCGCTCCATGGCGGTGAGCAGGAAGGCGACCGCATTGTCCTGGGCGGGCATCGAGCCGTGGCCGGAGCTGCCTTTGGCTTTGAGACGGGTCCAGGCCACGCCCTTCTCGGCCACTTGGATCGGATAGAGATGCATGCCGTCGCGGTCTTGTCCGACGCTGCCTTCGTTGAGCACGAAGTCGGCGCGGACCTTTTCCCAGTGACGATCGATCAGGAATTGGGCCCCGAATTTTCCTCCGGCCTCCTCGTCGGCGGTCAGGGCCAAGACCAAATCGCCCTTCAGCTTGCCCTCGCGGTGGGCCTGGATGAAGGCTTGAACCTCCAAGGCCACCAGCGATTTCATGTCGAGAGCGCCGCGGCCGTAAAGATAGCCCTCGCGGACCGCCGGCCGGAAAGGCGGGCTTTGCCAATCACCGGCTTCGGCCGGGACGACGTCGAGATGCCCGAGCAGCAAGAGGGCCGGCTTTTCGCCGCTGCCGCGGAGCCGGGCCACCAAGTTGCCTCGTCCCGGCGCCGATTCGAGGACCTCGGCGTCGATTCCGAAGCTTGCCAAGTAGTCGCGGAGGAAGTCGGCCGCCGCTTTTTCCTTGCCCGGCGGATTGCTGGTGTCGATCTCGATCAATTTTTTCACGAGCTCCAGAGTGGGTAGGGGCTCGGCCGCCGGGCTGGGGCTTGGCAGGAGAAGCAGCAACGCCAAACCATCAAGAAAAAGGTGTCTCAGCGCCTTCATGGATTTCCTGTAGCAAGGGCCTTCAGGCCCGTCACGGATATTCGGGGATCCTTTTCAGGACCCGTCCCTCCAAGGCGTCGATCCACAGCCATTGGTAGGTTTCCAGCCGGTCGCCCAAATCGAAGGCCAGCTGGATTTCGAAGACCGGGTCCTGCCGGCTGGGCCGGGAGCGGAAGATGATCAGCGGCGCGGGGTTGGAGCGGAAGAAGGCGAGCTCCGGCATTTCATCAATCCGGGCTTCGATCTCGCCTTCGGAAAGAAAAGGTGATGGATCAGGCATGAGGCTTTCCCATGTCGTAACGTTCCAAGCCGTAGCGCGAAATCAACCCCAGGATCTTATTTTCATAGTCGGGATCGGTGGCGTATTTGGCTTTTCCCGATTGGAGGGCTCGCACGAACTCCTTGGCCGAGCCGGTGTGCTGCATTGCGTGCTTCAGATAGCGGCCTTCGGAGATGACCAGGGCGTGATCGAGGAAGCTTTCCACCGGATCGTGGTAGCGGCGGAAGTCGGCAAGCGTTCGGCGCCACTGTCCGCCGCTGAATTCACGGGTCCAAAGCTTCTGGCTCCCCGCCGGTCCGCGGCCCTTGATGCCGAAGAAATTATTTCCCGGGGCATGTTTGCCCCAGCCCGATTCGAGAGCCGCTTGAGCCATCGTCACCGAGGCCGGGATCCCGGTCATGGCTTGCGTTTCCAGGGCGTAGGGCAGGATGCGTTCGAAGAAAGCGTGCTGCGCCGAGCTTGCCGGCGGTTTTGGGGGCGGGATCGGGACTGTGCTGGCCGCGAAGGGTCGAGGACCGGCGGCGAGCAGCTCCCAAAATTCAGGTTGGATTTGCGGTTCGAGCTCGGAGGAGGGGAGAAGGCGAAAATTCATGGAGCCTGGAGGAGCAAGTCCGACTCCAGGCTCTATTCGAAATAAATTGGCGGCGATGAAAGGCGAAGACCGATTTTAAAACTAGTGCTTCCGGCAGGATTCGAAATGCGGGCAACGGTTTGGCAAACCGTTGTCATCCGGGGGACTCGTCATCCTGAGCGAAGCGAAGGATCTGCGACTGCCCAAGGTTCTTGAAAGCTCTAAGCTCCTTCGTTTCTACGGAATCCCTCCGAAGACACGAAGGGGCCTTGTTTTATACAGTTCCTTGGTAGGTCGCAGATCCTTCCCCCCGGTCTCACTCGAACCTCGCGGCGTTCGACCGGGGCCCCGCTCAGGATGACAGTGCTCATGTGTTCAATCCATCGTGCACTGGCGCCTCCGGCATGATTCGAACATGCGACCAACGGTTTAGGAAACCGCTGCTCTATC
Encoded proteins:
- a CDS encoding M20/M25/M40 family metallo-hydrolase, translating into MKALRHLFLDGLALLLLLPSPSPAAEPLPTLELVKKLIEIDTSNPPGKEKAAADFLRDYLASFGIDAEVLESAPGRGNLVARLRGSGEKPALLLLGHLDVVPAEAGDWQSPPFRPAVREGYLYGRGALDMKSLVALEVQAFIQAHREGKLKGDLVLALTADEEAGGKFGAQFLIDRHWEKVRADFVLNEGSVGQDRDGMHLYPIQVAEKGVAWTRLKAKGSSGHGSMPAQDNAVAFLLTAMERLTAKAPPIRKTEISAEFLRRVAGHQSFPRSFLMRHLFSPPIRWLADTVFADKIASDKVLNAMLRDTLVPTVLQAGFKTNVIPSEAVGEIDARLLPGRSPEDFLAEIRKRLEGLPVEAELLQQNPPNASPFDTPFFRAFEKAIREADDQALVLPFISPGATDSRFFREKGIVAYGLIPLLLKPSDLAGLHGKDERIPVAELERGEKILHRVVQEMLH
- a CDS encoding Calx-beta domain-containing protein; the protein is MGFLSHRFLRVISIFFGFFLAISTAAAVVPVLVSEGTGGNSGTAPGGGTPDSKDAALSDDGNWVAFTSRAQDLSSLSEDNGIAGNLDDVYLWNRATGIIQLVSVNDAGDNSGAGTSRQPAIDSTGSLVAYQSAATDILPTGDVTTIAAQVYYFDVATGVNKLATPNFDRSDGGNGESRNPSVSADGNYIVFESDARNLLNDSNLPANQNDDANGGSDIFLYDVASDTITLVSMKAGGPTDNTANSTSSKAKISADGNFVVFVSSANNLVSGIEDATDFDEDIFLYERSSGAITMISRNSSGDDGGNGQSDNPVINATGTVVAYESFATDLVAGISDGNGSRDVFAWTAGTNTLLSVDTTGTSAGNAISINPTISADGTKIAFDSQASDLTITDNNFTTQVYLRIFPIGDLSLVSLRSDGLEGGSGGSFSPDLSSDGNYIAFTTSADDLVAGTTFAGSTDVILRNLALNLNYLMSPKIDGTGEADGASGPAQVDAAGRFVVYESEATDLLAPGVDANDAIDLFLAEQPGLLQFSSDTYDAEESDGTVTITVNRVGGAGGEVSVDYTTQDDSAAQPGDYGLAADTLTWADGEMGSKTFDISIVDDDEFESNETVDLLLQNPVGGAALGDPAAAELTIDDDDENCTNDIDDNANSDVDCQDSDCSSLPSCQEICDDSTDNDDDNDVDCDDADCDADPACIQPEICNNLDDDDGDLLVDCADTDDCSADPSCVDPSGDGDSDGVTNGTDNCPEVSNAGQEDTDGDGNGNACDILENDCDNTVTDDTDALVDCADPDCALASNCVDGDSDGTPDISDNCPAVSNPGQQDTDNDGAGNACDTVEDDCDNGTSDDTDAAADCADSDCSAAANCIDDDGDGVPNVVDNCDAVANSGQEETDGDGVGNACDTTEGACNNGFNDDTDGDIDCLDSDCSADAACTNPAGDNDGDGVANGTDNCALVSNPGQQETDGDGIGNACDSVEGDCANGVSDDTDGDVDCADSDCSASNDCQDGDGDGEVNGVDNCPAVSNPGQEDTDGDDIGNACDAEENDCSNGVSDDSDADVDCADADCSADPACQPVPTPTPSPTPQPGDIDGDGVPDGEDNCPTVINPEQVDSDGNGIGDACEAIIEPPFHDDDGDGVDGSIDNCPSAANPDQIDTDDDGLGDACDALPTVPGVPPIAGGGCQLQAVQSGSPSPGGWSLLGLGLAGALFFSNLRRRRAI
- a CDS encoding glucosaminidase domain-containing protein, with the protein product MNFRLLPSSELEPQIQPEFWELLAAGPRPFAASTVPIPPPKPPASSAQHAFFERILPYALETQAMTGIPASVTMAQAALESGWGKHAPGNNFFGIKGRGPAGSQKLWTREFSGGQWRRTLADFRRYHDPVESFLDHALVISEGRYLKHAMQHTGSAKEFVRALQSGKAKYATDPDYENKILGLISRYGLERYDMGKPHA